A genomic window from Fusarium verticillioides 7600 chromosome 5, whole genome shotgun sequence includes:
- a CDS encoding acyl-CoA dehydrogenase translates to MSSPSDTFSREEVRSHTTDESLWCIIDSTVYDLTDFVDAHPGGETVLKQVAGQDATTAFYNLHRHEVLTKYKDLAVGTIEGEKPQVITPQPGDLSKVPYAEPLWLAEPFRSPYYKDSHRRLQRKLREFVDSELYAEAQECEATGRYISQKMIDRMSELGILHMRIGPGKHLHGVDLMGGAVKGEEFDYFHDLIVAQELARAMARGFADGNMAGMTIGLTAVLNFARDEAWKNKIANEVFSGKKKICLAITEAFAGSDVAGLRTTAEKTPDGKHYIINGTKKWITNGVWCDYFVTGARTDKGLSVFLIERGEGVETKQIKTSYSTTAGTAFVTFDNVKVPAENMLGKENKGIQVILSNFNHERWYMVCGSLRLSRSIIEECLKWSNQRQVFGKSLIDQPVIRQKLAKMIALIEANQSWLETVTYQMCHMPYSQQAQHLAGPIGLLKMSATRAAHEVADESVQIWGGRGITQTGMGKFIEMFHRTYKFDAILGGAEEVLADLGVRQAMRNFPKAML, encoded by the exons ATGAGCTCTCCTTCAGATACATTCTCCCGCGAGGAGGTCCGCTCCCATACAACCGACGAGTCCCTCTGGTGCATCATCGATAGCACAGTCTACGATCTCACAGATTTTGTCGACGCTCATCCCGGTGGTGAGACTGTCCTAAAACAAGTCGCCGGTCAAGATGCGACCACCGCTTTCTACAATCTCCACCGACATGAGGTTCTCACAAAGTACAAGGACCTCGCTGTTGGCACCATCGAGGGCGAGAAGCCTCAAGTTATTACCCCACAGCCTGGTGACCTCAGCAAGGTCCCCTACGCCGAGCCCCTATGGCTTGCAGAGCCCTTCCGTTCGCCCTACTACAAGGACAGCCACAGGCGATTGCAGCGCAAGCTCCGAGAGTTCGTCGATAGTGAGCTTTACGCGGAGGCGCAGGAGTGCGAGGCGACTGGACGATACATTAGCCAGAAGATGATTGATCGCATGAGTGAGCTGGGCATCTTGCACATGCGTATCGGACCTGGAAAGCATCTTCACGGTGTTGACCTCATGGGAGGCGCCGTCAAGGGTGAGGAGTTCGACTACTTCCATGATTTGATCGTGGCACAGGAGCTCGCGCGAGCTATGGCTCGAGGTTTCGCCGATGGAAACATGGCAGGTATGACTATTGGACTGACAGCGGTCCTCAACTTTGCACGCGACGAGGCatggaagaacaagattgCCAACGAGGTCTTCAgcggcaagaagaagatctgtCTCGCCATCACCGAGGCCTTCGCCGGTTCAGATGTCGCTGGATTGCGCACaactgctgagaagacaCCCGATGGCAAGCACTAT ATTATCAACGGTACCAAGAAGTGGATTACCAACGGTGTGTGGTGCGATTACTTCGTTACAGGTGCCCGAACCGACAAGGGCTTGAGTGTCTTCCTTATCGAGCGTGGCGAGGGTGTCGAGACCAAGCAGATCAAGACCTCTTACTCTACAACAGCTGGTACAGCTTTCGTCACATTCGATAACGTCAAGGTCCCCGCTGAGAACATGTTgggcaaggagaacaagggcatccAGGTCATTCTGAGCAACTTCAACCACGAACGATGGTACATGGTTT GCGGAAGTCTTCGTCTGTCACGATCCATCATTGAGGAGTGTCTTAAGTGGAGTAACCAACGCCAAGTGTTCGGCAAGTCACTCATTGACCAACCTGTCATTCGCCAGAA ACTGGCAAAGATGATCGCACTAATCGAAGCCAACCAGTCATGGCTCGAAACTGTCACCTACCAAATGTGCCATATGCCCTACTCACAACAAGCACAGCACCTTGCCGGCCCCATTGGTCTGCTCAAGATGAGCGCCACTCGTGCTGCCCACGAAGTTGCCGACGAGTCCGTGCAGATCTGGGGTGGCCGTGGTATTACCCAAACTGGTATGGGCAAGTTCATCGAGATGTTCCACCGAACATACAAGTTCGATGCCATTCTTGGTGGCGCCGAGGAAGTGTTGGCAGATCTTGGTGTGAGACAGGCCATGAGGAACTTCCCCAAGGCTATGTTGTAA